A genome region from Labilibaculum antarcticum includes the following:
- a CDS encoding Kelch repeat-containing protein: MRFLVALITLIISSLHLYADHGIYFKSNEVSKENRTGVDITHKNNISYTNNFTISFMLSLRQTDTHYGEIMSLKEENGNNLIQVTYREPDLYVIHNKKETKFHCNFNELNLARNRWVSFELKIDSENGDISFRLGDHHFKNSIEFPTASEFSLSLGVINKYGFYIDEVPSMSIKDLAIHVDGTPKHLWPFRKTDNDKVKDILSSRTAKIYNPDWVIDYHNQWTKVKTLSFPSMPSMAYDKKNEVIYFVLENGDTHTYSLKTNALTTNKKKSGFPVFEKSQQLIINNKNQLVSYSLNHNDFSIYNPENQIWSHSDSVTNDLPKWWHHNKLIHPITNQITTLCGYGYYSYSNSIKSFNEKSKSWTELKLKGDLFEPRYCSSLGFSAENSNVVYLFGGLGNSLGKQILGKEFYYDLYKIDFKKKEIKKLWELKRNDQFQYLPVNSLKITEKDSAFYTLLFSCQKSSTHLKVAKGFINDPKLSFIGDSIPYEFVDIKSFADLYYWKSENKLIALTSQETDADAETYEVSMYSISYEPGADIELNMESHSLPLSIKLFYIFLAGILLLLVFYVRGKVKARIKNEKIEKTPIFTIPEKLSTYEIPQLNSILLFGGFQVFDNNSKDITYRFSPTLKELFLLILLYSLEDGKGISSRRIQEYLWPDKSEDKAKNNRGVNIKKLRSILEDIQGVEITFDNNYWKMILEKNVFCDLASIQNSIASQITNSDSNKIEEIIQILYRGTLLRDIVPEWLDSFKDKATGTIVSTLEEMVTKFSFESSIRLAISNVIFEFDPMNETALRVKCSLLSIQGKHSIAMETYENYRKLYVKLYNEEYQFSFKDIVSENTTI, translated from the coding sequence ATGAGATTTTTAGTCGCATTAATTACCCTTATCATATCTTCGTTACATCTTTATGCCGATCACGGCATTTATTTTAAATCCAACGAAGTATCAAAAGAAAATAGAACTGGTGTTGATATTACGCACAAGAATAACATATCGTACACCAATAATTTCACCATATCTTTCATGCTTTCTTTACGGCAAACGGATACTCACTATGGTGAGATTATGTCCTTAAAAGAAGAAAATGGAAATAATTTAATTCAGGTTACCTACAGAGAACCTGACTTGTATGTAATTCACAATAAAAAGGAAACCAAATTTCACTGTAATTTTAATGAATTAAACCTAGCTCGCAACAGATGGGTTTCATTCGAACTTAAAATTGATAGTGAGAATGGAGATATCTCTTTTAGACTTGGAGACCATCATTTTAAAAACTCAATAGAATTCCCAACAGCCTCCGAATTCTCATTATCACTTGGTGTAATTAATAAATATGGCTTTTACATTGATGAAGTGCCATCTATGTCTATAAAAGATTTAGCGATTCATGTTGATGGTACTCCTAAACATTTATGGCCATTTCGAAAAACAGATAATGACAAAGTAAAAGACATATTATCAAGCCGGACTGCGAAAATTTACAATCCTGATTGGGTGATTGATTACCACAATCAGTGGACAAAAGTTAAAACATTATCGTTTCCCTCAATGCCATCAATGGCATATGATAAAAAAAATGAAGTAATTTATTTCGTTCTCGAAAATGGTGACACACACACCTACTCGCTAAAAACAAATGCCTTAACAACCAACAAAAAAAAATCGGGCTTTCCGGTTTTTGAAAAATCGCAACAACTTATTATTAATAATAAGAACCAACTGGTATCCTATAGCTTAAATCACAACGATTTTTCGATCTATAATCCAGAGAATCAAATCTGGAGTCATTCCGATAGTGTAACTAATGATTTACCAAAGTGGTGGCACCACAACAAACTAATTCATCCTATTACGAATCAAATAACTACGCTTTGCGGATACGGGTATTATTCCTATTCCAATTCAATCAAATCTTTTAATGAGAAAAGTAAAAGCTGGACTGAACTTAAGCTAAAGGGTGATTTATTTGAACCTAGATATTGTAGTTCCCTTGGATTTTCAGCTGAAAACAGTAACGTTGTTTATTTATTTGGCGGCTTGGGCAATTCGCTTGGAAAACAAATTTTAGGAAAGGAATTTTACTACGATCTATATAAAATTGACTTTAAAAAGAAAGAGATTAAAAAATTATGGGAATTAAAGCGAAATGATCAATTTCAATACCTACCCGTAAATTCATTAAAAATTACTGAAAAAGACAGTGCCTTTTACACCTTACTATTTTCTTGTCAAAAAAGCAGTACTCATCTTAAAGTAGCAAAAGGGTTTATTAATGATCCAAAACTATCTTTTATTGGGGATAGTATTCCTTATGAATTTGTTGACATCAAATCATTTGCAGACTTGTACTATTGGAAAAGTGAAAATAAATTGATTGCTCTTACTTCACAGGAAACCGATGCTGATGCCGAAACATATGAGGTATCCATGTATTCGATAAGTTATGAGCCAGGAGCTGATATAGAATTAAATATGGAAAGTCATTCTCTTCCATTATCTATAAAATTATTCTACATCTTTTTAGCTGGTATACTGCTTTTATTAGTCTTTTATGTGAGGGGAAAAGTTAAAGCCCGAATCAAAAATGAAAAAATAGAAAAGACGCCCATTTTTACTATCCCTGAAAAACTTTCAACCTATGAAATTCCTCAATTGAATTCCATTCTTTTATTTGGCGGATTTCAAGTTTTTGATAATAACAGTAAAGATATCACCTACCGCTTCAGTCCAACTCTAAAAGAATTATTCCTGTTAATTCTATTGTATTCTCTTGAAGATGGCAAAGGAATATCATCACGAAGAATTCAAGAATATCTTTGGCCTGATAAATCAGAAGATAAGGCAAAAAACAATAGAGGTGTAAATATTAAAAAATTACGAAGTATTTTAGAAGACATTCAAGGTGTGGAAATTACTTTTGACAATAATTACTGGAAAATGATACTTGAGAAGAATGTTTTTTGTGATTTGGCAAGTATTCAAAACAGCATTGCCAGCCAAATAACAAACTCCGATAGTAATAAAATAGAAGAAATAATTCAGATTTTATACAGAGGTACTCTGCTTCGTGATATAGTGCCTGAATGGTTGGATTCCTTTAAAGACAAAGCAACTGGTACAATTGTAAGTACCCTGGAGGAAATGGTGACCAAATTCAGCTTTGAATCATCTATTCGTCTGGCTATTTCAAATGTTATTTTTGAATTCGACCCTATGAATGAAACTGCTCTTCGTGTAAAGTGCAGCCTTCTTTCTATTCAAGGAAAACATAGCATAGCAATGGAGACTTACGAAAATTACAGAAAACTCTATGTAAAACTCTACAACGAGGAATACCAATTCTCGTTTAAAGATATCGTTTCAGAAAACACAACAATTTAA
- a CDS encoding glycoside hydrolase family 125 protein gives MERRTFLRNSVLFTGGMALTGVGSIASAQNLRYVSKRPVKSDRNFVSTSVDKIIDKIKEQISNPELSWMFENCFPNTLDTTVLYSEDSGKPDTFVITGDINAMWLRDSTAQVWPYLPLISEDEKLKNLFRGVINRQTKCVLIDPYANAFNKEAEGSHWESDNTEMKPELHERKWEIDSLCYTIRLAYHYWKTSGDDSCFDAKWEEAAELIVKTFKQQQRKENRGPYSFERNTTRPYDTLPGGGYGNPVNPIGLIVSSFRPSDDATVLPFLIPSNYFAVTSLRQLTEILTYLGVKEKLADQALNLAKEVETALTKYAISDHMNYGEILAFEVDGFGNKLFMDDANIPSLLALPYLGAMDSSDVLYQNTRKFILSANNPWFYKGKYAEGIGGPHVGVDMIWPMSIIMRAMTSSDEKEIISCLRMLIATHAETGFMHETFHKNNPENFTRSWFAWANTLFGELIFKLSRERPNVLAVV, from the coding sequence ATGGAAAGAAGGACTTTTTTAAGAAACTCAGTTTTGTTTACCGGTGGAATGGCATTGACAGGTGTTGGTTCTATAGCATCGGCGCAAAACTTAAGATACGTTTCGAAGCGACCCGTAAAAAGTGATCGCAATTTTGTCAGCACTTCTGTCGATAAGATTATTGATAAAATAAAAGAACAAATTTCGAATCCTGAATTGTCATGGATGTTTGAAAATTGTTTCCCAAATACTTTGGACACAACAGTTCTGTATTCAGAGGATTCTGGAAAACCTGATACCTTTGTAATTACCGGTGATATTAATGCCATGTGGCTTCGGGATTCTACAGCTCAGGTATGGCCATACTTACCATTGATTTCGGAGGATGAAAAATTAAAAAACTTGTTTAGAGGAGTAATCAATAGACAAACCAAGTGTGTCTTGATTGATCCATACGCAAATGCATTTAATAAAGAAGCAGAAGGAAGTCATTGGGAAAGTGATAATACCGAAATGAAACCCGAATTGCACGAAAGAAAATGGGAAATAGATTCTCTTTGTTATACAATTCGTTTGGCATATCATTACTGGAAAACATCTGGGGATGATAGTTGTTTTGATGCAAAATGGGAAGAGGCTGCAGAATTAATTGTGAAAACATTTAAGCAGCAACAGCGAAAAGAAAATCGTGGACCATACTCTTTCGAGCGAAATACGACTAGGCCATATGATACTCTACCAGGTGGCGGATATGGAAATCCTGTTAATCCTATTGGATTAATTGTTTCTTCATTTCGACCTTCGGATGACGCAACAGTATTGCCATTCTTAATTCCATCGAATTATTTTGCTGTTACTTCTTTAAGGCAATTGACTGAGATATTAACTTATTTGGGTGTAAAAGAAAAACTTGCCGATCAAGCTTTGAATCTCGCTAAAGAAGTTGAAACTGCACTTACAAAATATGCAATATCAGATCATATGAATTATGGTGAAATATTGGCTTTTGAGGTTGATGGTTTTGGTAATAAGCTGTTTATGGATGATGCGAATATTCCAAGCTTACTGGCTCTGCCTTATTTAGGGGCGATGGATTCGTCAGATGTTCTATATCAAAATACGAGAAAATTTATTTTGAGCGCAAATAATCCATGGTTTTATAAGGGGAAATATGCAGAAGGAATTGGTGGTCCACATGTGGGTGTGGATATGATTTGGCCTATGAGTATTATAATGAGAGCGATGACCTCCAGTGATGAAAAGGAAATTATTTCCTGTTTGCGGATGCTGATTGCTACTCATGCTGAGACAGGATTTATGCATGAAACATTTCATAAAAATAATCCTGAAAATTTCACTAGATCTTGGTTTGCATGGGCAAACACATTATTTGGTGAATTAATATTTAAGTTGTCTCGGGAAAGACCAAATGTTTTGGCCGTTGTATAG
- a CDS encoding ROK family protein yields the protein MNIWNDKRVVLTLDAGGTNFVFSAMKSGEEIVEPIRKPSNADQLDLCLKTITDGFQEVLNLLSEKPVAISFAFPGPADYKNGIIGDLPNLSAFRGGVALGPMLEEKFSIPVFINNDGDLFAYGEALGGVLPAINKRLEEANSPKRYRNLIGVTLGTGFGGGLVHNNELFTGDNSIATEVWLTSSRVFPDRFAEEGVSTRAIQRTFLENAKGNYSNELMPKDVYDVAMDGTNTDQDAALKAFELFGRCLGDSLANLLTITDGIAVIGGGLTGAHDLYMPAALKEMNGNCYTASGESLPRLVQKVYNIDKDSEFKEFASDYSKDIQIPGTDKTIKYDPNPRLAVCFSKLGASKAIAIGAYAFALKNL from the coding sequence ATGAATATTTGGAACGATAAAAGAGTTGTTCTAACTCTTGATGCAGGAGGAACAAATTTCGTTTTTTCAGCAATGAAAAGTGGAGAGGAAATAGTTGAACCAATTCGAAAGCCATCAAATGCCGATCAGCTTGATCTTTGTTTGAAGACAATTACTGATGGATTTCAGGAAGTTCTGAATTTACTTTCGGAGAAACCTGTTGCAATTAGTTTTGCATTTCCAGGGCCTGCTGATTATAAAAATGGAATTATTGGTGATTTACCAAATCTTTCTGCATTTAGGGGAGGAGTTGCATTAGGACCAATGCTCGAAGAGAAATTCTCGATACCTGTTTTTATTAATAATGACGGTGATTTATTTGCCTATGGCGAAGCCTTGGGAGGTGTATTACCTGCTATCAATAAGCGTTTAGAGGAGGCAAATAGTCCTAAACGATATCGAAATTTAATTGGTGTGACTCTTGGTACCGGATTTGGTGGCGGATTGGTGCACAATAATGAATTGTTTACTGGGGATAATTCAATTGCCACAGAGGTTTGGCTAACAAGTTCGCGTGTTTTTCCTGATCGGTTTGCTGAAGAGGGAGTAAGTACCCGGGCTATTCAGAGAACTTTTCTGGAAAATGCAAAAGGCAATTATTCCAATGAATTGATGCCTAAGGATGTTTATGATGTTGCTATGGATGGAACTAATACAGATCAAGACGCAGCTTTAAAAGCATTTGAACTGTTTGGAAGATGTTTGGGAGATAGTTTGGCTAATCTTTTAACCATTACCGATGGTATTGCTGTTATTGGTGGAGGTTTAACCGGTGCTCATGATTTATATATGCCCGCAGCTTTGAAAGAAATGAATGGAAATTGCTACACCGCAAGTGGAGAGTCTCTTCCTCGTTTGGTTCAAAAAGTGTATAATATCGATAAGGATTCAGAATTTAAAGAATTTGCTTCAGATTATTCAAAAGACATACAAATACCGGGAACGGATAAAACGATAAAATATGATCCAAATCCACGATTAGCAGTTTGCTTTAGTAAGCTCGGAGCAAGCAAGGCGATTGCAATTGGAGCTTATGCATTTGCATTGAAGAATTTGTAG
- a CDS encoding MFS transporter has product MKNNYLKSGPIFLAFLCMGFGDVVGPLTSQLQAEYELTNFMAGLVTFMGFIMFGLLSVPMGLVQDRKGKKFVLLLGMITALAGLVLPILGNFSSFGLLLGSLLLLGTGATLLQVAGNPIMRDVSPEGKYSRNLSFGQFFKAIGSLSGALLPLLAAQYWGLDWKLLFPVYAVIVLIAGVYLWFVKIEEKKDDSGSPASFGSVLALLKNPYVFFMVLAIFLYVGAEVSMSAKLPNYLEHKFNFDIQELGLWGTLFFFLALMTGRFLGGVILNWMSPSRFLKITTLLALVGIAGLYVATSATMGFVAIFVIGLGFANIFPLVFSITIDAMPERSNEISGLMVTAIIGGAIVPVIFGAVADIFSLMAGFIVTLVCIGYIFGLSFYKRK; this is encoded by the coding sequence ATGAAAAATAATTATTTAAAATCAGGACCCATATTTTTAGCTTTCCTATGTATGGGGTTTGGTGATGTTGTTGGGCCACTAACAAGTCAATTACAGGCAGAGTATGAATTAACTAATTTTATGGCGGGACTGGTTACCTTCATGGGATTTATCATGTTTGGTTTGCTTTCTGTACCTATGGGATTGGTTCAGGATAGAAAAGGGAAAAAGTTTGTTCTGTTGTTAGGTATGATTACTGCATTAGCTGGTTTGGTATTACCTATTCTAGGAAATTTTTCATCATTTGGTTTATTGTTAGGCTCCTTATTGCTATTAGGAACCGGCGCAACGCTTTTGCAGGTGGCGGGAAACCCAATTATGAGGGATGTCTCTCCTGAAGGAAAATACTCCAGAAATCTTTCATTTGGACAATTTTTTAAGGCAATTGGATCACTTTCGGGTGCATTATTGCCATTATTAGCGGCTCAATATTGGGGTTTAGATTGGAAACTACTATTTCCTGTATATGCTGTTATTGTTTTAATAGCTGGAGTTTATCTTTGGTTTGTGAAAATTGAAGAGAAAAAAGATGATTCAGGATCTCCTGCCTCTTTTGGTTCTGTTTTAGCTTTATTGAAAAATCCTTACGTTTTCTTTATGGTATTGGCCATATTTTTATATGTAGGGGCAGAAGTGAGTATGAGTGCAAAACTACCTAACTATTTAGAACACAAATTCAATTTTGATATTCAGGAACTGGGATTGTGGGGAACTTTATTTTTCTTCCTTGCTTTGATGACAGGTCGATTTTTAGGGGGTGTTATTTTAAATTGGATGTCTCCATCCAGATTTTTGAAAATAACCACACTTTTGGCTTTGGTCGGGATTGCGGGACTTTATGTTGCAACAAGCGCAACGATGGGATTCGTAGCCATCTTCGTTATTGGATTAGGCTTTGCCAATATTTTTCCTTTGGTATTTTCAATTACCATTGATGCAATGCCTGAGAGAAGCAATGAAATATCCGGATTGATGGTGACAGCAATTATTGGAGGAGCTATTGTTCCCGTAATTTTTGGTGCTGTGGCAGATATCTTCTCACTTATGGCCGGATTTATTGTTACACTTGTATGTATCGGTTATATTTTTGGATTGTCATTTTATAAAAGAAAGTAA
- a CDS encoding LacI family DNA-binding transcriptional regulator yields MKKKSIKDIAQDLGVSKTTVSFVLNKKGDEKNISKKTQKLILDYIKEVNYQPNQIAKSLKNGTTNTIGYLVPDISNPFYAKIGRIIEDLLWEMGYHLLIGSTDEKKEKEELLLNMFANRQVDGLVIASCFISSDALESLAKQNFPMVFFDREDPAVSANYILVENKAPMKEAIQRTIDKGAKKIGLLSITPDVYSLKLRIDGYKQALIDNGLEQDESLLRIVDNNQIKESAQKELKYLIEAGVDVIVFTNNQITATAIWLMNMLYPEKVDEITFVSFDNLDIFDYSRPKVISIAQPIDNIAKQSVNILEEVIRTKVSKNTRIELKPKLIER; encoded by the coding sequence TTGAAAAAGAAATCAATTAAAGATATCGCCCAAGATTTAGGAGTTTCAAAAACTACTGTCTCATTTGTTTTAAACAAAAAAGGAGATGAGAAGAATATCAGTAAAAAAACTCAAAAATTGATACTGGATTACATCAAGGAAGTAAACTATCAGCCAAATCAAATTGCGAAGAGTTTAAAAAATGGTACAACTAATACCATTGGTTATCTGGTGCCTGATATTTCGAATCCATTTTATGCTAAAATCGGACGAATAATTGAAGATCTTCTTTGGGAAATGGGTTACCATTTACTAATTGGGAGCACCGATGAAAAAAAGGAGAAAGAGGAGCTATTGCTTAATATGTTCGCAAATCGTCAGGTTGATGGATTAGTTATAGCCTCTTGTTTTATAAGTAGTGATGCATTAGAATCTCTTGCAAAGCAGAATTTCCCAATGGTTTTTTTCGATAGAGAAGACCCGGCTGTATCGGCCAATTATATTTTGGTTGAGAATAAAGCCCCAATGAAGGAAGCTATTCAGAGAACGATAGATAAAGGCGCAAAAAAAATAGGCTTACTATCCATTACACCGGATGTTTATTCTTTAAAATTAAGGATAGATGGATACAAGCAGGCATTAATCGATAATGGATTGGAACAAGATGAAAGTTTGCTTCGAATTGTAGATAACAATCAGATTAAAGAAAGTGCGCAAAAGGAACTGAAATATTTGATTGAGGCTGGAGTTGATGTGATTGTTTTCACCAATAACCAGATTACCGCTACTGCCATTTGGTTGATGAATATGCTTTATCCTGAAAAGGTAGATGAAATCACTTTTGTTAGTTTTGATAATCTGGACATTTTCGATTATTCCAGGCCTAAAGTAATTTCCATTGCGCAACCAATAGATAATATTGCAAAACAATCTGTGAATATTTTGGAGGAGGTAATCAGAACAAAAGTGAGTAAAAATACAAGAATAGAATTAAAACCTAAATTAATAGAACGTTAA
- the proC gene encoding pyrroline-5-carboxylate reductase, whose amino-acid sequence MKNQKISIIGCGNLGRSITKGLLNNDNFNSSNVTATRRKIDLIADLAKDGATITSDNCEAVRNSNIILVAVKPYNVGKIIAEIKGELIEGQHVLVSLATGLTTEEISEMLDHKIPVFRAMPNIAANISESITCICGKNASKEETQNVKMIFDCVGESLIINEELMEAATILGACGIAFVFRFIRAMIQGGIQIGFDANTAKQIVSQTVKGAAEMLQVNNDHPESEIDKVTTPKGCTIVGLNEMEHQGFSSALIKGIVTSFEKIEK is encoded by the coding sequence ATGAAAAATCAGAAAATTAGTATTATTGGTTGTGGAAATTTAGGTCGATCCATTACCAAAGGATTGTTGAACAATGATAATTTTAACTCGAGCAACGTTACAGCTACAAGAAGAAAAATTGATTTAATAGCTGATTTAGCAAAAGATGGAGCCACTATTACATCAGATAATTGTGAGGCTGTAAGAAATTCGAACATCATTTTAGTTGCAGTTAAACCCTACAATGTTGGTAAAATTATTGCTGAAATAAAGGGCGAATTAATTGAAGGGCAACATGTACTTGTTTCTCTTGCTACAGGATTAACAACCGAAGAAATTTCAGAAATGCTGGATCACAAAATTCCGGTTTTTAGAGCAATGCCTAATATTGCAGCCAACATATCGGAATCGATAACCTGCATATGCGGTAAAAACGCTTCCAAAGAAGAAACACAAAATGTAAAAATGATTTTCGATTGTGTGGGAGAAAGTCTGATTATTAATGAGGAATTGATGGAAGCAGCCACAATTTTAGGTGCATGTGGAATCGCTTTTGTATTCCGATTTATTCGCGCGATGATTCAAGGTGGTATTCAAATTGGATTTGATGCCAATACAGCAAAACAGATCGTGTCTCAAACTGTGAAAGGTGCGGCCGAAATGCTTCAGGTGAATAATGATCATCCCGAATCGGAAATCGATAAAGTAACTACGCCAAAAGGCTGTACAATTGTTGGATTAAATGAAATGGAACACCAAGGATTTTCATCTGCATTAATCAAAGGAATTGTTACCTCATTTGAGAAGATTGAAAAATAG
- a CDS encoding T9SS type A sorting domain-containing protein, which translates to MTSKLIRFWLLISLTLFCFSSKAQISFGGEPLFKTGKVKSEISTIYLPRFKVFSMSKTYEQVDGKSYLKHAKYAHKYNVSYSSLNSGKWQTLDDGRRVWRISISSPGAYSLGLIFSKFRLPVGGQIFVYNNQSDRILGGYNEKNNKESGKFSIEPLQGDEITVEYIEPLHPEFIADLEIGSVLHDYKNIFNQLRGEESFLKSSGTCNVNINCAAGDEWQVEKKAVCHILYDGFIASGALINNTSYNGRPFLLTAHHVIDNQNDANVAIFVFNYEAVDCESTVGSKSQSISGSSLLATTNRLDFTLLELSVMPPASYSPYYIGWDRSGRMPSNTTCIHHPNGDVKKISVDFESPITDSYSDTEFTFDVDTHWRILEWNIGTTEGGSSGSPLFDENHRLIGDLTGGEASCSSSVNDYFAKFAESWDNYSEADQQLKYWLDPLNSGVVTLDGVDPYKGLRAAFDVSQDSICYDSQVRFTDISLGDPDEFLWYFGEGAIPESSSVKGPHVVSYASPGLKQVKLIVIKDGLADSIVRSVLAMDIPVAGFNYTVDLNEVQLVNASIEGMTYDWTFGDGSESGEENPTHDYNRTGRYTITLTAENFCGVHSTIKEITTSYEDLLKIYPNPSNGVFTVDLSQIIYLRSTWIVYDLRGAQIRSGVVSNYESVINFNLNGLSSGVYILNLNVDGVDLKRKLMLTD; encoded by the coding sequence ATGACCTCTAAACTCATTCGATTCTGGTTACTTATTAGCTTAACTCTTTTTTGCTTTTCCTCTAAAGCACAAATCTCTTTTGGAGGTGAACCATTATTTAAAACGGGGAAAGTAAAATCAGAAATATCAACTATTTATTTACCCCGATTTAAGGTATTCTCAATGAGTAAAACTTATGAACAGGTTGATGGTAAAAGTTACCTGAAGCATGCTAAGTATGCTCATAAATACAATGTATCCTACAGTTCATTGAACTCCGGGAAATGGCAAACTTTAGATGATGGACGAAGGGTATGGCGCATATCAATTTCGTCGCCGGGAGCTTATTCTTTAGGTTTGATTTTCTCAAAATTCAGACTGCCGGTTGGTGGTCAGATATTTGTTTACAATAATCAATCGGACAGAATATTGGGAGGATACAATGAAAAAAACAATAAAGAATCAGGTAAGTTTTCTATAGAACCACTACAAGGAGACGAAATTACTGTTGAGTACATAGAGCCTTTGCATCCCGAATTTATTGCCGACCTGGAAATAGGAAGTGTTTTGCATGATTATAAAAATATATTTAATCAGTTAAGAGGAGAGGAATCTTTTTTAAAATCATCGGGGACCTGTAATGTTAATATTAATTGTGCTGCAGGAGATGAATGGCAGGTTGAAAAAAAAGCGGTTTGTCACATTTTGTATGATGGTTTTATTGCCTCTGGTGCCTTAATAAATAATACTAGTTATAACGGACGGCCTTTTTTATTGACAGCGCATCATGTAATCGATAATCAAAATGATGCAAATGTTGCCATTTTTGTCTTTAATTATGAAGCCGTTGATTGTGAATCCACTGTAGGCTCAAAATCGCAATCTATCTCCGGATCAAGCTTATTGGCTACAACAAATAGATTGGATTTTACACTCTTAGAGTTATCGGTGATGCCACCAGCATCTTATTCACCCTATTACATTGGCTGGGATCGGTCGGGGAGGATGCCCTCAAATACAACTTGTATTCATCACCCAAATGGAGATGTGAAAAAAATATCTGTGGATTTTGAATCACCAATAACGGACTCCTATTCGGATACGGAATTTACATTTGATGTTGATACACATTGGCGTATTTTGGAATGGAATATAGGTACTACAGAAGGTGGATCATCCGGCTCACCTTTGTTTGATGAGAATCATCGTTTAATTGGTGATTTAACGGGAGGAGAGGCCAGTTGTTCAAGTTCTGTAAACGATTATTTTGCAAAATTCGCTGAAAGCTGGGACAATTATTCCGAAGCCGATCAACAACTTAAATATTGGTTAGATCCTCTGAATTCGGGAGTTGTAACTCTTGATGGTGTTGATCCCTATAAAGGATTAAGGGCAGCTTTTGATGTTTCTCAGGATAGCATTTGTTACGATTCACAAGTAAGGTTTACTGATATTTCATTAGGAGATCCTGATGAGTTTTTGTGGTATTTTGGAGAAGGTGCAATTCCTGAATCTTCATCCGTAAAAGGGCCTCATGTTGTGAGCTATGCCAGCCCAGGTCTTAAGCAGGTTAAATTAATAGTTATAAAAGATGGACTTGCTGATAGTATAGTTCGATCTGTTTTGGCCATGGATATTCCTGTTGCTGGTTTTAATTACACGGTAGATTTGAATGAAGTTCAATTAGTTAATGCATCGATTGAAGGGATGACCTACGATTGGACATTTGGCGATGGATCAGAATCAGGTGAAGAAAACCCGACACATGATTACAACAGAACTGGAAGATATACAATAACGCTTACTGCGGAAAATTTTTGTGGAGTACACTCAACAATAAAAGAAATAACGACTTCGTATGAGGATTTATTAAAGATTTATCCAAATCCATCAAATGGAGTTTTCACAGTCGATTTAAGTCAGATTATATATTTGCGAAGTACGTGGATCGTTTATGATTTAAGAGGGGCTCAAATTCGTTCAGGAGTTGTCTCCAACTATGAGAGTGTGATTAATTTCAACCTAAATGGATTGTCTTCAGGGGTCTACATTTTGAACCTGAATGTGGATGGTGTGGATTTGAAAAGAAAGCTAATGCTGACTGATTAG
- a CDS encoding response regulator: MNQKELNWSSKIILVAEDVESNFLFLEEVIRKTGAEVLWAKNGQDAIDMFNANKIDLILMDIQMPKMNGFEATKIIKKINPNIPIISQTAYAMSEDRAKSLDAGCDDYISKPIPSQKLLDLLSVYM, from the coding sequence ATGAATCAAAAAGAACTTAATTGGTCTTCAAAAATTATTCTTGTTGCAGAAGATGTTGAATCCAATTTCCTTTTTCTGGAAGAAGTAATTCGAAAAACCGGGGCGGAAGTTCTTTGGGCCAAAAACGGTCAGGATGCCATTGATATGTTCAATGCTAACAAAATTGATCTTATATTAATGGACATTCAAATGCCAAAGATGAATGGATTCGAGGCAACTAAAATCATAAAAAAAATAAATCCAAACATTCCTATTATTTCTCAAACAGCATACGCTATGTCCGAAGACCGAGCAAAGAGTTTAGATGCCGGTTGTGATGATTATATTTCAAAACCAATACCAAGTCAAAAACTATTGGATTTACTTTCGGTTTACATGTAA